A genomic segment from Macrobrachium rosenbergii isolate ZJJX-2024 chromosome 30, ASM4041242v1, whole genome shotgun sequence encodes:
- the LOC136855155 gene encoding uncharacterized protein encodes MASSSGSISSPDTLKFLRRYHFVRHWGKEVVYKIYNLSFLQGQNKRIREILEENQVPLKRKKSPFNPQEVQNLTDKPPEDLDITMMNKICQALWEKGVNDPGDETRGLVKKIKDERNIVSHEAPNMSDTELERKLSDFQATLEKTLEKIKSLFPSNTGDIDLLKAEIQDAVPKLLEKIREKYDPSNPQDVQRLKEEIEEFGSEFSDMIHKSSEAELMCLNERLCQILPYDWLAQYGTTDPGNIMVCLQVEDDQELNRGPHGNKSIIVNQKEILNKNKMGKDPEVVIISGDAGSGKTTILCSYAEGWCKKTTDIPELSSFPFLLCMQFRNHDHDNFDDYLKSLIPSTVARFPFDLVKSVVLGSKCLVLCDGYDEANEKTRKLFQEFLELNSKNMKFVVTTRPGNTVGLTDIVNKGKRSRINLKVSGLQEEDMKLLTEKLIGHLLKDDATQQEQMKKELLQKIEEMNTGTNAILQTPLYFNLFILLYIECPDLRDEMSTSTSVYLQLRKHKIKRVSNRTGISEESLEEEFDALYRKWSLKHYIEEKYEWSEADVRSFKGEIRSPEVLQNFDAIMSSYFSIKKTNKHLEIVKVYCHRHRSEQEFAVACSICDDIITSSGRRPQGGNVIRDALRSKGLWDGSDLGLLFWKFGEVVGFIPGILYSTEKDMFHNTIEEIHELSVSYSLSPYFVDGHDALLDPCIETRLDTKVLESLASQMRKTSLKDRIKFEQPKSLYVLPSLLPKLRPKEIELDFSFSSVPRDLSQLIETLYAASQSNAQTEISITIDLNDYAKLSGEVLHPVDELHLWIFNDEYQDLESLRPLPLMTSAKELKLKYCMVDAPEDRIVQVINRTVPTDREGGTTDLWIDVKEHPNIKPLLQSLTVPPLREIIIFGTHGTNTDDVEDLRTICRDKGFGTLCVASPTQHVMVNADSEEEEEEGEEEEEEEEEGEEEEEEEEEETDDEEETKRKREEEEEGSEKKRRREEVEGGSTSRERDGTL; translated from the exons ATGGCTTCTTCCTCAGGATCAATTTCTTCTCCAGATACTCTTAAATTTTTGAGGCGTTACCATTTTGTGAGGCACTGGGGGAAGGAAGtggtttataaaatatacaacctAAGCTTCCTTCAAGGACAGAACAAGAGAATCCGAGAGATTCTCGAAGAGAACCAAGTTCCACTCAAACGGAAAAAAAGTCCTTTTAACCCCCAGGAAGTCCAAAATCTTACAGATAAGCCTCCGGAAGATCTGGACATCACAATGATGAACAAAATCTGCCAGGCTCTTTGGGAAAAGGGGGTGAATGACCCTGGTGACGAAACCAGAGGGTTagtgaaaaaaatcaaagatgaaaGGAACATTGTTAGCCATGAAGCCCCTAATATGTCAGACACTGAACTGGAAAGAAAACTAAGCGACTTTCAAGCAACACTCGAGAAAACTCTTGAGAAAATCAAGAGTCTCTTTCCATCTAATACTGGTGACATTGATCTGCTTAAAGCAGAGATCCAAGATGCTGTTCCAAAGCTCCTAGAAAAGATCCGTGAGAAATATGATCCCTCAAACCCTCAGGATGTTCAAAGGcttaaagaagaaatagaagagtttGGGAGTGAGTTTTCTGACATGATACACAAGTCCTCTGAAGCAGAACTCATGTGTCTTAACGAACGCCTCTGTCAGATTTTGCCCTACGACTGGCTCGCTCAGTATGGTACTACAGATCCAGGTAACATCATGGTCTGTTTACAAGTGGAGGATGATCAGGAGTTAAATAGAGGTCCACATGGCAATAAAAGTATCATTGTAAATCAAAAAGAAAtcctcaacaaaaacaaaatgggaaaagacCCTGAAGTTGTGATTATATCTGGTGACGCAGGTTCTGGAAAGACCACAATTCTTTGTTCTTACGCAGAGGGATGGTGCAAGAAGACAACAGATATACCAGAACTCTCTTCCTTCCCATTCCTTCTTTGCATGCAGTTCAGGAATCATGACCATGACAACTTTGATGACTACCTTAAAAGCTTGATTCCAAGCACTGTTGCTCGATTTCCTTTTGATCTTGTCAAATCAGTAGTCCTAGGTTCAAAGTGTTTGGTCTTGTGTGATGGCTATGATGAGGCCAATGAGAAAACTAGAAAACTCTTTCAAGAGTTTTTAGAACTTAAttcaaagaatatgaaatttgTTGTCACAACACGTCCAGGGAATACCGTTGGACTAACAGATATTGTGAACAAAGGAAAACGTTCCAGAATCAACCTCAAAGTTTCAGGTCTTCAGGAAGAGGATATGAAATTGCTCACAGAAAAGCTCATTGGCCACTTGTTGAAAGATGATGCCACccaacaagagcaaatgaaaaaagagcTGCTccagaaaatagaagaaatgaaCACTGGCACTAATGCCATCCTGCAAACCCCGCTCTATTTTAACCTATTCATTCTCCTTTACATTGAGTGTCCAGATTTAAGGGATGAAATGAGCACCAGTACATCAGTCTACTTACAGCTGAGAAAGCACAAGATCAAGAGAGTCTCCAACAGGACAGGAATCTCTGAAGAATCACTGGAGGAGGAATTtgatgcactgtacagaaaatggtCTCTGAAGCATTACattgaggaaaaatatgaatggtcTGAGGCAGATGTAAGGAGCTTTAAAGGAGAGATTCGTAGTCCGGAAGTACTTCAAAACTTTGATGCCATCATGTCATCCTATTtctccataaagaaaacaaacaagcatCTGGAGATTGTAAAGGTATACTGCCACAGACACAGAAGTGAGCAGGAGTTTGCAGTTGCATGCAGTATCTGTGATGACATCATCACATCAAGTGGAAGGAGGCCACAAGGAGGAAACGTTATTCGAGATGCCTTGCGGTCGAAAGGATTGTGGGATGGAAGTGATCTAGGCCTGTTATTTTGGAAATTCGGAGAAGTCGTTGGCTTCATACCAGGAATACTTTACAGTACTGAGAAAGACATGTTTCATAACACAATAGAGGAGATTCACGAACTCAGTGTGTCATACAGCCTCTCTCCTTATTTTGTTGATGGCCATGATGCCCTTTTGGACCCATGTATCGAAACTAGATTGGATACTAAGGTTTTGGAATCACTTGCGTCACAGATGAGAAAAACTTCTctgaaagacagaataaaattCGAACAACCCAAGAGTCTCTATGTCCTACCGTCCTTACTGCCTAAACTGAGGCCTAAAGAAATTGaattagatttttcattttcaagtgtaCCGAGAGATCTTTCGCAGCTCATTGAAACATTATATGCCGCGTCTCAGTCGAATGCTCAAACAGAGATTAGTATCACGATAGATCTAAATGATTACGCGAAACTTTCAGGAGAGGTTTTGCATCCAGTGGATGAATTAC atttgtggatttttaatgaTGAATACCAGGACTTAGAGAGCCTTCGTCCCTTGCCTCTCATGACGTCAgcaaaagaactgaaattaaaatactgCATGGTAGATGCTCCCGAGGATCGTATTGTCCAAGTCATAAACAGGACGGTTCCCACAGACAGGGAAGGAGGAACCACTGATTTATGGATTGACGTCAAGGAAC ATCCTAACATAAAGCCTCTACTCCAGTCGCTGACTGTTCCTCCTTTGAGAGAAATAATTATCTTTGGGACTCATGGTACAAATACTGATGATGTTGAAGACTTGAGGACAATCTGCAGGGACAAAGGATTCGGAACATTATGTGTTGCTAGTCCTACCCAGCATGTTATGGTGAATGCtgacagtgaagaagaagaagaagaaggagaagaagaagaagaagaagaagaagaaggagaagaagaagaagaagaagaagaagaagaaacggatgatgaagaagaaacgaagagaaaaagggaagaagaagaagaagggagtgagaagaagagaaggagagaagaagtagaaggaggcTCCACCTCTAGGGAGAGAGATGGCACCCTGTGA